TTTGCAACGAACAGAGGTGGTGCTCTGGTAAGAATTGAGGGACTGCGCGGATTTATCCCCGGTTCACATATCAGCACTCGCAAGCCGAAGGAAGATCTGCTGGGCGAAGAACTGCCCTTGAAGTTTCTGGAGGTAGATGAAGATCGCAATCGACTAGTCCTTAGCCACCGTCGTGCTTTGGTTGAGCGCAAGATGAACCGCCTAGAGGTTGGTGAGGTCGTTATTGGTACGGTGCGCGGTATCAAACCCTACGGTGCGTTTATTGATATTGGTGGTGTTAGCGGACTGTTGCATATTTCCGAAATTTCTCATGATCACATTGATACACCTCACAGTGTGTTCAATGTTAATGATGAGCTTAAGGTTATGATTATTGACCTAGACGCAGAAAGAG
The Cyanobacteriota bacterium genome window above contains:
- a CDS encoding S1 RNA-binding domain-containing protein is translated as FATNRGGALVRIEGLRGFIPGSHISTRKPKEDLLGEELPLKFLEVDEDRNRLVLSHRRALVERKMNRLEVGEVVIGTVRGIKPYGAFIDIGGVSGLLHISEISHDHIDTPHSVFNVNDELKVMIIDLDAERGRISLSTKQLEPEPGDMVKNPQAVYERAEEMAAKYREQLLAKQQGLASMPLPVAEDTVSVDSDVELEVEEIPAATDDE